DNA sequence from the Dreissena polymorpha isolate Duluth1 chromosome 3, UMN_Dpol_1.0, whole genome shotgun sequence genome:
GCGCGTTTCAATTCATGCATGCGAAATACGAGCCTAGAAAGATCGTTCTGTGGCCACTCAAAGGCAATGTGGATTTCAACTACTACTGGCCTAATGGTGCCTGGGACCTCGTGAACACCAGCGTTACCTCAGAGATTTACGGCTACATAGTGAGTTTCAAGATCGAGGTGGAAAGGAAGCCGCAATTTGCGATAGTTAATGTGATACTTCCGCTGATTATCATGTCCGCGCTGAATATCCTGGTGTTCCTGATCCCTACGGATTGTGGGGAGCGCATCTCCTTCTGCTTAACGGTTCTGCTTTCCATCGCGGTCTTCCTGACGCTTGTGGGAGACAACCTCCCGAAGAACTCGAGGCCGATGTCGGTGTTCAGCTACTACCTGGTGTCAGTGCTCATCATCAGCGTCGCCATCTCGCTCGCCGTCATATGCAGCCTTCACACGTACCACCGAGGTGAGAAGCAACATCCTGGGGCCGCGTGGAGGGCTGTCGCCAGGCGTTTAGGCTGCTACTGTGCGCGGCGGTCAGGGCCAGAGAAAGCGTACAGGGTTACCGGTATTCCGGGTGTTGATTACAAACTTGCTCGGCCGGAAAACGCTACCCCTCGGGCTTCGCTCGGCATGCATTTAGTGCCATACCCGATGCGCAATCATCGTGGTGTATTCCTGAACCGCAACACACATGTTAAAGGGACTCTGTCTTCAGATCATTCGGAGGACTCAACATTTCACGAGGAAGATTTGCATGAAGGTGATAGCTCAGTAATGGAAATCAAATGGTCAGAAGTGAGCATTGCCttggataaagtatttttcgtcttTTTCAGTCTTATTCTAACGACTGACACGCTGTGCTTTTTCATGGTCATTTACAACAATGTAACTCTATGAAAGAGTaatttaaaacttacaaaaacTATTCAATGACCAAATTGGACAGTATTGTTATCACGTCATACTCTTAGTCGTCTATGATCACATCAATTATAACACGACATCTTGGTggtgataaaatgtgttaaaccgtaattactcttaagtttccagacactaagttttcggacgcCCTCTTTTTAATCCCCAATAGATATATTTTGTAACTCCTACTTTTCGAACACTCAGGTTTCCCCGAATAAAAATGAGTCTAAATTTGTGGACAGATGCATTGCACGTGTATCAACATTCGTACTATTTGTGTTGATCCGTTGAATGCGAGATGGGGGTTAATTTGGTTAAAAGCGCTAAATCGAGATCGGATATACTTAGTTTTAAAATTAATGATGGAAATGCATAATTAGAACGTAAAAACTTCGCAAGTTATTAGGAAATAAATTAACCGTTTTTTATGGATAATGGTGCACGACTTAACACAAGTGTGTTTTGGACACTGACTGTTTTAACCGACTGTCAACCTCCTGTTCTACAGACTGCAATATTCCTCCCAATTAAcacattttctttctttagtccGCACAagcgaatcagagacgacactttccgcttttataatatttttcgtttaaagaatgtctcttcttagcaaaaatccagtttacgcggaaaatgtcgtcactgattaacctatgcggactgcacaggctaatctgggacgacgctaaACGCACATGGATCAAactccattttcacagagcaagcaCAATTATTTACATACGATGATAAAATAATACGTTGGAATGATACAGCTCGGGTGGTTCTAAATAACCAATAATAGGTAAATAGGGAAAACAAGTGCAATTGCCGtcatatgtttacaaaataaacatgcaCTGTTATTACAGCCCGGGCTATTAGAATAACTCTCGGTCAGTTTTCAAATTAAGAAAGTGCACAACGGTAACGTCTGGGGgaccgtttcataaacgatcgtacgacaattttaacttacgagagaattttgtaatcttaattaGTAGATGAACTAGttcgccatgctcgtcaaatatatacggcgcttgagatgccaatgtaattaattaagtacataCGAATTGATATATTCGTTTGATCATGAAAATTGTTTAATAGTGTGAAAACAGATTGAACAACACAGTTGTTTTTCATGCTCAAACTGCGGTGCACTGTTAAGTCAAATTGATTAGcgtctttaaaaaataacatcttAGATTCGAAGCCAACAGTACAATATTAAGTGTCAACTGGTTAAGAAAATTCAAGTTCTAATGACCATTTACTAAGCCCTAGTTGGTGAGTCCTAAAGGGTCGCGtgtaaaaattgtattattttattttctgaacatgacttgttttgagaaaaaaaatcctACACTCATAAGAGAATTGTAtacgatataaaaaaaacattactcCGAGCAAGTTTCCAAATTCGAACTCGTTTAATATGAATTATTTTGAATAGTTTGAATAGtttgttgtatttttatgttaatattgaaccatttaaaaaaatcaaggaTGACCACAAGACCTCCCCAATTATCATCTGTTTTATTCGTTCAAACGTACCAACTAGTACAATTTGTGCATCTATTTCAAATGTtgatttatgtaaaacaaaaccttttttacagTGTGTTTATACTGCTGTATATACgtttgtcggaccgtatttggtacaaaaacgaatatggtacatttgtaccatattcggccgaatatggtacaaatgtaccatactcggaccgaagatggtacaattttcgaccgaatatggtacaaacattgtacaatattcggttggaataagtttttctatgctcgccaaaacgtatttggtacataccaaaaaaactcataaaaatgaaaatggcctacgtatatggtacataaattatgtatttcttaataaatgaaatagtctgccgatgtgtaaactttttttcaaactcaaatacattgtattaacctaatattggaagtgacaaaagtatcatcatcatcatcatcatcatcatcatcatcatcatcatcatcatcatcatcatcatcatcatcatcgtcgtcgtcgtcgtcgtcgtcgtcgtcgtaactagcagtaacagaaacagctaacctaaccacactttacatggattttgctggttgtgtaactgtttcgccggctagctcagtcggttgcgcgtcagattggcaagcaggcggcctgggttcgattcccgggcgggccagatactttcgtggagatcattaatagcaattttcaaatttttaaaactttttttttccaaagtgtattttcaccaaaatccgatttaagagattttgagctcttttaaatgaatatatctctccaaaaataaggatgtttgactggctgctttagacaggtgtgactgtattcctaaacattactttgtaaagttgatttgtcgttccgacgtcatattgctgagaagccgacaaagctttgaagtttccgattttttctttgataacgtgccgctttaaaaaggcgggaattttgcacacgagtcttactcagaagtcagtaaccatatttgacttggcggtcggcaagaaaagttgtgattttcgactagaaagaattgaaatccaaactttcttcaaactttaaaagaattcttgacagtaagtactgtacataattttaattttcagttgtcttaatatgcattgatgttttaacatgcattgatttttatgttttatgcccccccccccctcagagtgcatttgcagttgtccgtccgtctatccaattgtccgtggcattccttccgggtgcgtaactcctaaactgctaaaatatttaagctacagtcattttttcgaaagtgtattttccaccaaaatcagatcgagctcctgtaatctgtagatttgaacattttaaattttatggagtttataggtctttgaccttcgaaccctgcctagtcgtgacttctggtgagcgacctaggcccccagggccccttctttatatcccttccatccacgtagcattgggttctacagaccgtttgtccgttgaccgccataagtttgcccgctatttttcccctgaatttgaattcggttggatttcaatgaaactttacatgaagtacttgctactttcattgcgcatattgcccggaagttcggattgtaaattttagcggagctatcagacgagtgattttagctcagctcatgtcgtgagacattcgttttcgacacgcggtgttcaatacaagctctattaactaatgaagtataaatgtataataacttattatattatttcagatgaaggaagcaattaggagaaaaaggaagcaattagggtgcttgcccaggtcgaagtacgacattattgtcagatgtttaaacggatcgttcgatgtccctgtgaagaaacggacacctgaagagaataattgtttggccatgattagaaaacgtaaggacttcgagcttggtgaccggggttctttattgtgtggcggaaagcaagtccttgtgaaagaagatcttcctagatttgttgagaagatgttcatggaaaacaaaggatgtggagcaagggttatttacaacaaactgaaagtaaattacacggggttctcggaacaagctatccttgaaatactgtacaatagcaagtattaccatgagaagtatccgagatttacaaacaagccaaagccaaagacaattacagaagaggaaccaggcaaaagatggcagattgacataattaacatgaaaaatcaaagtgttagctacaaggggtccacatacagttatattctacaagtcgtggacgtttattctaggtacgttatgccaaaacccctgaaaacgaagagttcgcgtgaagttgcaaaggcattagaggacgtgttgatggttaaccttgcccctgacatcatccaatgtgacaacggactggaatttaaaggccctagtatgaaacttttgttgaacaagtacaacatcaaaatgatcaatagtaggccgtatcatcctcaatcacagggcaagtgtgaaaggtcaaacagtgttataaaggccaagattctatttgcaacaaaaagtaaacgtggatttaactgggtcgaagggcttcaagatttagcctatgccataaacacaagtttcaaacgagttcttgggggtctcacgccctttgaagcctactacggaagaagtcatgtttttaccaaagaacgtcatagttctcgtgaaataaagaaaaccatacggcgagcaaataaaaaggcttacaggtcgctgttgaaaaacgcaacttccccaagcaagtacaaagtaggagagacagtattaattcgctatccctttcgaaaatccagggtgccaaccaaaagatatgttatcgaaggcaaggtagaaaaagtaaaacgaaatggtgtttatatcgtgtcatttcaagtaccgaacaaacccgaacttggattcgtaagcaaatcggttggggtcgaaaacatgactagcctaactgttgcgttagagaaacaacgaaaaattaaaaaacattcattaaaacagaaccgctcagagaaacaaaatcacagaactaagtactatcatgttttaacacaccatgaaaatctgcagttgttggatggggtgaatattgccatggacccaaatccggatggaaattgtcaatttgctgctatatcgcatcaacttggtaaaattggtatatacaaagacgtagatgctttacgtaaggaagcagtccatcacattgtagaaaacagatatttctatgaaacttttgtctatgatgaaacatttgatgaatacgttaagaatatgtctaagaatgggacatacggcgacaacctcacgctcattgcacttatgagagaatataatttgcagtgcctggtagtttctacccgaggactagaacactcatcaattgtgtcagcagatggaaagttcgatggtgatgttggaacaattgcattggggtatgtcggaccgtatttggtacaaaaacgaatatggtacatttgtaccatattcggccgaatatggtacaaatgtaccatactcggaccgaagatggtacaattttcgaccgaatatggtacaaacattgtaccatattcggttggaataagtttttctatgctcgccaaaacgtatttggtacataccaaaaaaactcataaaaatgaaaatggcctacgtatatggtacataaattatgtatttcttaataaatgaaatagtctgccgatgtgtaaactttttttcaaactcaaatacattgtattaacctaatattggaagtgacaaaagtatcatcatcatcatcatcatcatcatcatcatcatcatcatcatcatcgtcgtcgtcgtcgtcgtcgtcgtcgtcgtaactagcagtaacagaaacagctaacctaaccacactttagatggattttgctggttgtgtaactgtttcgccggctagctcagtcggttgcgcgtcagattggcacgcaggcggcctgggttcgtttcccgggcgggccagatactttcgtggagatcattaatagcaattttcaaatttttaaaactttttttttcgaaagtgtattttcaccaaaatccgatttaagagattttgagctcttttaaatgaatatatctctccaaaaataaggatgtttgactggctgctttagacaggtgtgactgtattcctaaacattactttgtaaagttgatttgtcgttccgacgtcatattgctgagaagccgacaaagctttgaagtttccgattttttctttgataacgtgccgctttaaaaaggcgggaattttgcacacgagtcttactcagaagtcagtaaccatatttgacttggcggtcggcaagaaaagttgtgattttcgactagaaagaattgaaatccaaactttcttcaaacttcaaaagaattcttgacagtaagtactgtacataattttaattttcagttgtcttaatatgcattgatgttttaacatgcattgatttttatgttttatgcccccccccccccctcagagtgcatttgcagttgtccgtccgtctatccaattgtccgtggcattccttccgggtgcgtaactcctaaactgctaaaatatttaagctacagtcattttttcgaaagtgtattttcaaccaaaatcagatcgagctcctgtaatctgtagatttgaacattttaaattttatggagtttataggtctttgaccttcgaaccctgcctagtcgtgacttctggtgagcgacctaggcccccagggccccttctttatatcccttccatccacgtagcattggtttctacagaccgtttgtccgttgaccgccataagtttgcccgctatttttcccctgaatttgaattcggttggatttcaatgaaactttacatgaagtacttgctactttcattgcgcatattgcccggaagttcggattgtaaattttagcggagctatcagacgagtgattttagctcagctcatgtcgtgagacattcgttttcgacacgcggtgttcaatacaagctctattaactaatgaagtataaatgtataataacttattatattatttcagatgaaggaagcaattaggagaaaaaggaagcaattagggtgcttgcccaggtcgaagtacgacattattgtcagatgtttaaacggatcgttcgatgtccctgtgaagaaacggacacctgaagagaataattgtttggccatgattagaaaacgtaaggacttcgagcttggtgaccggggttctttattgtgtggcggaaagcaagtccttgtgaaagaagatcttcctagatttgttgagaagatgttcatggaaaacaaaggatgtggagcaagggttatttacaacaaactgaaagtaaattacacggggttctcggaacaagctatccttgaaatactgtacaatagcaagtattaccatgagaagtatccgagatttacaaacaagccaaagccaaagacaattacagaagaggaaccaggcaaaagatggcagattgacataattaacatgaaaaatcaaagtgttagctacaaggggtccacatacagttatattctacaagtcgtggacgtttattctaggtacgttatgccaaaacccctgaaaacgaagagttcgcgtgaagttgcaaaggcattagaggacgtgttgatggttaaccttgcccctgacatcatccaatgtgacaacggactggaatttaaaggccctagtatgaaacttttgttgaacaagtacaacatcaaaatgatcaatagtaggccgtatcatcctcaatcacagggcaagtgtgaaaggtcaaacagtgttataaaggccaagattctatttgcaacaaaaagtaaacgtggatttaactgggtcgaagggcttcaagatttagcctatgccataaacacaagtttcaaacgagttcttgggggtctcacgccctttgaagcctactacggaagaagtcatgtttttaccaaagaacgtcatagttctcgtgaaataaagaaaaccatacggcgagcaaataaaaaggcttacaggtcgctgttgaaaaacgcaacttccccaagcaagtacaaagtaggagagacagtattaattcgctatccctttcgaaaatccagggtgccaaccaaaagatatgttatcgaaggcaaggtagaaaaagtaaaacgaaatggtttttatatcgtgtcatttcaagtaccgaacaaacccgaacttggattcgtaagcaaatcggttggggtcgaaaacatgactagcctaactgttgcgttagagaaacaacgaaaaattaaaaaacattcattaaaacagaaccgctcagagaaacaaaatcacagaactaagtactatcatgttttaacacaccatgaaaatctgcagttgttggatggggtgaatattgccatggacccaaatccggatggaaattgtcaatttgctgctatatcgcatcaacttggtaaaattggtatatacaaagacgtagatgctttacgtaaggaagcagtccatcacattgtagaaaacagatatttctatgaaacttttgtctatgatgaaacatttgatgaatacgttaagaatatgtctaagaatgggacatacggcgacaacctcacgctcattgcacttatgagagaatataatttgcagtgcctggtagtttctacccgaggactagaacactcatcaattgtgtcagcagatggaaagttcgatggtgatgttggaacaattgcattggggtatttcccagaaggatttggcatgcattacgttagtatccgtatcaatcaacgcgtgtacaaggacataatatcacgcttagaacagtcgtatgacaacggtgactctggcgacaccgctgcgtctggcgacaacactgcatctggcgacaacgctgcgtctggcgacaacggtgactcttgcgacaacggtgactccggcgacaacggtgactccagcgacaacggtgactctggcgacaacggtgactccggcgacaccgctgcgtctggcgacaacactgcatctggcgacaacgctgcgtctggcgacaacggtgactcttgcgacaacggtgactccggcgacaacggtgactccagcgacaacggtgactccggcgacaacggtgactccggcgacaacgctgcgtctggcgacaacggtgactccggcgacaacgctgcgtctggcgacaacactgcatctggcgacaacgctgcgtctggcgacaacggtgactcttgcgacaacggtgactccggcgacaacggtgactccagcgacaacggtgactccggcgacaacggtgactccggcgacaacgctgcgtctggcgacaacggtgactccggcgacaacggtgactctggcgacaacggtgacgtctctgtgtgttcagccctgaaagagcttcaagatatgataaacaataggagggcacagaagcgaacgacttttccatttctgatgttaccacttcacattcaagttgaaatttttaagttctgcatacaatcaaacccgtcaatccagtttgtgttggcgaaggtcggcaaaccctttagagatttaataaggtcaatgagtttgcaaacacctagaatttacattcggccggatattggactagatactagtaacagaaatcctgttagcgttcgtttcctattaacaagagcgggcagaaacagcggtcttatttcggcaataaaagaaatcatcaaggggccaaaatgggcaaacgcatggctgcgtttgcgtgttagtggaatcggttggtatgatatcatagatgtcatgtacagacattacaggtgaaatatacatgtatatcggtgtttggaaacctgttatgttatttttgtgattgatgattatgttcttctaccggaaatttgttgtcatttgctcatttactggtaacttttacgaagcacatttgggatattttggctgctactaaaatgaatgtatatatgtatattatgtcttgtcaaaatgctacagttggattaaaatttaaatgctgttctatgttcttcaatattactttgaaaaatcctgtcagtataccaataaatgaaaaaagtacaagtttgttgaatctcttgaatgaaacaaattataaaatacaaaatgtaaaatgaatatgtgatgatgatgatgacaaaacatttgtgatgatgatgatggtaaaaaaattgtgatgatgatggtggtggtgatgatgatgacagtggttatgatgattggggtttgatgattgtggtgatgatgatgatgatgataatgatgatgatgatgatgataacaaacgttttgggatgatgatgacagcgatgtttatcggacgatgatgatggttataatgatgatgataagtttttagatgatgatgacggcgatgtttatcggccgacgatgatgataatgatgatgatgataacaaaatatttgtgatgatgatgatggcgatgtttattggccgatgatgatgatgatattctcatcgtcgtcatcatcatcacaacatcctcattatcgaccgaaaacatcgctgtcattatcatcacaaaaaaaacttttgtgatcaccattacgatcatgataatggatatgatgatgttggttttgatggtgatgatgatggtggtgttggtaaagataacaacgatgatgatcattggggtgttgataattgatgtgatgatgatgatgatgatgatgatgatgatgatgatgatgatgagataacgatgatgatgatgatgatgatgatgatgagataacgatgatgatgatgatgattacgatgatgagtgtgtatcatattcggaacgaatgtggtacatttttcatccgaatatggtacaagtttgtaccatattcggtcaggcattttaccccaaaactgcagatacgtatatggtacaattagacagttgtaccatattcggccgaatatggtacaaacttgtacatattcgtgtttgtaccaaatacggtccgacatacGTTTGTCCTTTCTGTATGACAACAGCTGAAAACTTTATTAATCTGCTTACTAGTCCCTTGCGCAATACGAGGTGTGTAACAGCGTAAAAACGCTATAAATATGACGTTTAATGTACACATTGGGAGTAGCATCGAAAAAGCAAAGGGAGTCTAGTGATTTCCGATGCAGCCTGAGTGAAGTCGCCAAATGGAAATCCGACGTCACAGGTCGAAACATTGAAATGCCTGTTTTAACtgaatctaaaaaaaatatttgcaaacgTCGAATACgaaggaaatgtgcatattatctcCAATTCAGTAACTTATGCTTTAATATCATAGTTTAACAGGTGAGGGAGGAGACAACAAAGGAAACGACTAAGCGTTCTAGAATGCGTTTGGAAGGTTTGTGCTTTGCCATAGCCA
Encoded proteins:
- the LOC127872574 gene encoding neuronal acetylcholine receptor subunit alpha-2-like, translating into MHAKYEPRKIVLWPLKGNVDFNYYWPNGAWDLVNTSVTSEIYGYIVSFKIEVERKPQFAIVNVILPLIIMSALNILVFLIPTDCGERISFCLTVLLSIAVFLTLVGDNLPKNSRPMSVFSYYLVSVLIISVAISLAVICSLHTYHRGEKQHPGAAWRAVARRLGCYCARRSGPEKAYRVTGIPGVDYKLARPENATPRASLGMHLVPYPMRNHRGVFLNRNTHVKGTLSSDHSEDSTFHEEDLHEGDSSVMEIKWSEVSIALDKVFFVFFSLILTTDTLCFFMVIYNNVTL